A window of Aerococcus urinae contains these coding sequences:
- a CDS encoding V-type ATPase subunit, which yields MTKTSYASLNVTVRIHEEEFLDKSDYQALLSAKNLEDAIAQLQHSAYRIPDDILSSRDFDGFLIDRLMQAMQEVYQNIPDQKVVDLLGLRYSYHNAKVIFKELFSDQDFHHMYLPAGPYQIDSLRQAIKTGKSSVIDQRMIEAIDTVRNYVEDTEQINDISVMLDDAYLSHIHYLALAIDDDQVTEWVALRIDLENLSLLLRAMQQKRSSSFIRSLLNEHGSISLSSLLEWAENKDYSSIFKAYEVKDYGEHFSQVLSETESELSNQQRISLDGLDAAIEGVISDHLREARLQAFGPLPVLAYLYFLNNEVTNLRLILVGKSNQIDENKLKERMRPIYDE from the coding sequence GTGACTAAAACAAGTTATGCGAGTTTAAATGTCACTGTACGTATCCATGAAGAAGAATTCCTGGATAAGAGCGACTATCAAGCCTTACTAAGCGCCAAAAACTTGGAAGACGCTATCGCTCAATTACAGCATAGTGCTTATCGGATTCCTGATGACATTCTATCAAGTCGTGATTTTGATGGTTTCTTAATCGACCGGCTCATGCAGGCGATGCAAGAAGTTTATCAAAACATTCCTGACCAAAAGGTTGTCGATCTTTTAGGTCTGCGTTATAGCTATCATAACGCCAAGGTTATTTTTAAAGAGTTATTTAGTGACCAAGACTTTCATCATATGTATTTGCCAGCTGGCCCCTATCAAATCGATAGTTTGAGGCAGGCGATAAAAACTGGAAAATCATCGGTTATTGACCAGCGCATGATTGAAGCCATTGATACGGTGAGAAATTATGTTGAGGACACCGAACAAATTAATGACATTTCGGTGATGCTCGATGATGCCTATTTATCCCACATTCACTATCTGGCTTTAGCCATTGATGATGACCAAGTGACTGAATGGGTGGCTTTACGGATTGATTTAGAGAATTTATCTCTTTTACTACGTGCCATGCAACAGAAGCGGTCGAGTTCCTTCATTCGTTCATTACTCAATGAACACGGCTCTATTTCGCTTTCTTCACTCTTAGAATGGGCTGAGAATAAGGATTATTCCAGTATTTTTAAAGCCTATGAAGTGAAGGATTATGGGGAACATTTTAGCCAAGTCCTATCTGAAACGGAAAGTGAACTATCCAATCAGCAGAGGATTTCACTAGATGGCTTAGATGCGGCTATTGAAGGCGTCATTAGTGACCACTTGCGTGAGGCGCGTTTACAAGCCTTTGGTCCCCTACCAGTCTTGGCTTATCTCTACTTTTTAAATAACGAAGTGACCAATTTGCGCTTGATACTCGTTGGTAAGAGTAACCAAATTGATGAAAATAAGCTAAAAGAAAGGATGCGGCCGATATATGACGAGTAA
- a CDS encoding V-type ATP synthase subunit F: MTSKIGVVGEKQVVTAFQLIGFDAYPVVSGDEARRTIHHLAENNYGIIYLTETLAKEIPETISFYDSQVTPAIILIPTNNGSLGIGKKRVNDNVEKAVGQNIL; encoded by the coding sequence ATGACGAGTAAAATAGGAGTAGTTGGTGAAAAACAAGTTGTCACTGCTTTTCAACTCATTGGTTTTGACGCTTATCCTGTGGTGAGTGGCGACGAAGCTCGCCGCACCATCCATCATTTAGCTGAAAACAATTATGGGATTATTTATTTGACAGAAACCCTTGCCAAAGAAATCCCAGAAACCATTTCTTTTTACGATTCCCAAGTCACTCCAGCAATTATTCTTATTCCAACAAATAATGGCAGCTTGGGAATTGGTAAGAAACGTGTGAATGATAATGTCGAAAAAGCTGTTGGACAAAATATTTTATAG
- a CDS encoding GNAT family N-acetyltransferase, protein MITIHMSQALNSKLYHDALTIRKQVFIEEQGVDPQIEIDDFESLCFHFCLYRNGQALATCRLYPLNREEIKMQRVAVSKNARHLGYGQALMEACLKFAKDRHYSSCILDAQETAVPFYLKLGFQIESELFLEAGIKHRKMAYALR, encoded by the coding sequence GTGATCACTATTCATATGAGTCAAGCGCTCAATTCTAAGCTATACCATGACGCTCTTACCATTAGAAAGCAAGTCTTTATTGAGGAGCAAGGTGTCGACCCCCAAATTGAAATTGATGACTTTGAATCGCTTTGCTTCCACTTCTGCCTCTATCGAAATGGCCAAGCGCTTGCGACATGTCGACTCTATCCTTTGAACCGAGAAGAAATAAAAATGCAACGAGTTGCTGTCTCTAAAAACGCCCGCCATTTAGGCTACGGGCAAGCTTTAATGGAAGCCTGCCTAAAATTTGCTAAAGACCGTCATTACTCAAGCTGCATCCTTGATGCCCAAGAAACAGCCGTCCCCTTCTATTTAAAACTCGGCTTTCAAATTGAAAGCGAACTCTTTTTAGAAGCAGGGATTAAGCACCGCAAGATGGCTTATGCCTTAAGATAA
- a CDS encoding RluA family pseudouridine synthase — MKTFLRQKGVSRRQLAKIKYHGGTILVNNKRVGSKYFLSLGDQVTIIYPPEGSQDQIMAVDFPLEILYEDRDYLIVNKPAGYTSIPSQFKDEYSMANFVKGYFVRKNYENQVIHVVTRLDRFTSGAMIFAKHKYAHSQIDQLMQSGGINKQYLAFTHSAIDSDQHGLIEAPIGRKEGSIIERCVRADGQHAKTEYWLEDSQAGLYRYRVQLHTGRTHQIRVHFAYLGAPLCGDDLYGGSQEAGLAGQALHCQRLAFKQPLTQEDLVIEAPLSQDFKTWLASYQKGDA, encoded by the coding sequence GTGAAGACTTTTCTTAGGCAAAAAGGCGTTTCCCGCCGTCAACTGGCTAAAATCAAATACCATGGGGGGACTATTTTAGTTAATAATAAGCGAGTTGGGAGTAAATACTTCCTTTCTTTGGGAGACCAAGTGACCATCATCTACCCGCCTGAGGGGAGTCAAGATCAAATTATGGCGGTGGATTTTCCTTTGGAGATTCTTTATGAAGACCGCGATTATTTAATTGTTAATAAACCGGCCGGCTACACCTCCATTCCTTCACAATTTAAGGATGAATACTCCATGGCTAATTTTGTTAAAGGTTACTTTGTTAGAAAAAATTATGAAAACCAAGTCATCCATGTCGTGACCCGTTTAGACCGCTTTACGAGTGGAGCGATGATCTTTGCTAAGCACAAGTATGCCCATTCACAAATTGACCAATTAATGCAGTCAGGCGGTATCAATAAGCAGTATTTAGCTTTTACCCATTCTGCTATCGACTCAGACCAGCATGGTCTGATTGAAGCGCCGATTGGTCGCAAGGAGGGCTCAATTATCGAACGCTGTGTCAGAGCGGATGGTCAACACGCTAAGACAGAGTACTGGTTGGAGGATAGCCAGGCTGGACTCTACCGCTATCGGGTTCAACTCCATACCGGACGTACCCATCAAATTAGAGTCCACTTTGCTTATCTAGGCGCCCCTCTTTGTGGGGATGATCTCTACGGTGGTAGTCAGGAAGCCGGGCTGGCTGGCCAGGCTTTACACTGTCAGCGCCTGGCCTTCAAGCAGCCTTTAACCCAGGAAGATTTAGTGATTGAAGCACCTTTATCCCAAGACTTTAAAACTTGGTTAGCTAGTTATCAAAAGGGGGACGCCTAA
- a CDS encoding V-type ATP synthase subunit K, with product MENWLGFLTENGGILFTYLGAALAVILAGMGSARGVGETGEAAAALIKDQPEKFVQALILQLLPGTQGLYGFVVGILIFIQASAGMSLSQGFQYFLASLPVAFVGLVSAKYQGQVATSSLQILAKRPENNVNGIILAIMVETYAILALVISVMMVFSIS from the coding sequence ATGGAAAATTGGTTAGGATTTTTAACTGAAAACGGCGGAATTTTATTTACCTATTTAGGCGCAGCCTTAGCGGTTATTTTAGCAGGTATGGGTTCTGCCCGTGGTGTTGGTGAAACAGGGGAAGCCGCTGCAGCCTTAATTAAAGACCAACCCGAAAAATTTGTGCAAGCCTTAATCTTACAACTATTGCCAGGTACCCAAGGTTTATATGGCTTCGTGGTGGGGATTTTGATCTTCATTCAAGCCAGTGCAGGAATGAGTTTAAGTCAAGGCTTCCAATATTTCTTAGCTAGCCTACCAGTAGCCTTTGTAGGTTTAGTATCTGCTAAATATCAAGGTCAAGTAGCAACTTCTTCCTTACAAATTCTAGCAAAACGCCCTGAAAACAATGTTAACGGGATCATCCTAGCGATCATGGTTGAAACCTATGCTATTTTAGCCTTGGTTATTTCAGTAATGATGGTCTTTTCAATTAGCTAA
- a CDS encoding CYTH domain-containing protein, whose translation MHKGIETEYKNILSPEEYQKLLSLFDLHLNEAKHQHNMYFDTESLRLKANHSALRIRLSDTYAHLTYKQSLTSAKSLEVTDKVSRESAQAMMETGQFQPGTHLSALFQEIGLDASELRPIGQFKTTRLEKNWKKQKLVLDACSFYTYNDYELELEVEPGEDDPKRYFNEFLSSYHITRRPSKPKIARMQLDKPLYPFE comes from the coding sequence ATGCACAAGGGCATTGAAACAGAATATAAAAATATTCTTAGTCCAGAAGAATATCAAAAGCTCTTATCTTTATTTGATCTTCATTTAAATGAAGCCAAGCACCAACATAATATGTACTTTGATACCGAGTCTCTTCGTTTGAAAGCAAACCACAGTGCCTTAAGGATTCGGCTAAGTGATACTTATGCCCATCTCACCTATAAGCAGTCACTGACTAGCGCCAAATCCTTGGAAGTCACTGATAAGGTCAGCCGTGAAAGTGCACAAGCGATGATGGAGACAGGGCAATTTCAGCCTGGAACACACTTAAGCGCCTTATTCCAAGAAATTGGTTTAGACGCTAGCGAATTACGACCCATTGGTCAATTTAAAACCACTCGCTTGGAAAAAAATTGGAAAAAGCAAAAGCTTGTATTAGACGCTTGCTCTTTTTACACTTACAATGATTATGAATTAGAATTAGAAGTTGAGCCTGGAGAAGACGATCCAAAGCGTTATTTTAATGAATTTTTATCTAGCTATCATATTACTCGTCGACCTTCCAAGCCAAAAATTGCCCGGATGCAATTAGATAAACCATTATATCCATTCGAATAA
- the mgtE gene encoding magnesium transporter — protein sequence MKDQEQKRLSSSKPEQEVELTPEEIVDRVKEALAKHDQSALRYEFFKNHPYDQAKIYIKLSDEERRLLYQYISARELADVYDVLDEDEQEDIIDYLEAMDDQYAANMLGEMYRDNAADILKKFSPNKIVHYMRLIPIEQAEKIKTLMDYEDETAGAIMTTEFVQIKANQTIKSAMTLVRAKAENAETIYYLYVVDDDSRLVGVLTLRDLITSDANRLVSEAMSPRVVTVSVDDNQQDVARTIQDYDFLAIPVIEATGELLGIITVDDILDVMDEEAVADYSGLAGVSVDEPYQTPVKSAQSRLPWLITLLFLGMGTSTLIGHFEDMISEVATLSLFITLITGTSGNAGTQSLAVAVRKIANPDNEESTFLQLIFRELFTGLICGLITGGTIFLIITLWQKNMVLGLVVGVAMLCAITVANLAGSIIPLLMDRLGFDPAVASGPFITTLSDLTSVLIYFSIASQFLLYLS from the coding sequence ATGAAGGATCAAGAACAAAAAAGACTTAGCAGCTCTAAGCCAGAACAAGAAGTGGAATTGACTCCTGAAGAAATTGTTGACCGCGTTAAAGAAGCCTTAGCTAAACATGATCAGTCGGCTTTGCGTTATGAATTTTTTAAGAACCATCCCTATGACCAAGCCAAAATTTATATCAAACTAAGTGATGAAGAACGTCGTCTGCTTTACCAATATATCTCAGCTAGGGAATTAGCCGATGTTTATGACGTTTTGGATGAGGATGAGCAAGAAGATATTATTGATTATTTAGAGGCCATGGATGACCAATATGCAGCCAATATGCTGGGAGAAATGTACCGGGATAATGCAGCGGATATCCTGAAAAAGTTTTCTCCTAATAAAATTGTCCATTATATGCGCCTAATTCCCATCGAACAAGCGGAAAAGATTAAGACCTTGATGGATTATGAAGATGAAACTGCTGGGGCGATTATGACAACCGAATTCGTCCAGATTAAGGCCAATCAAACCATTAAATCGGCCATGACTCTAGTGAGGGCCAAAGCTGAGAATGCTGAAACCATTTATTATCTCTATGTTGTGGATGATGATTCCCGTTTAGTCGGGGTTCTCACCCTGAGAGATTTAATCACCTCTGATGCTAACCGGCTAGTTTCTGAAGCCATGTCGCCGCGGGTGGTGACGGTGTCGGTTGATGATAACCAACAAGATGTGGCTAGAACCATTCAAGACTATGACTTCCTAGCTATTCCCGTTATTGAAGCGACCGGGGAGTTACTAGGGATCATTACGGTTGATGATATCTTGGATGTTATGGATGAAGAAGCCGTGGCTGACTACTCTGGATTGGCTGGGGTGTCGGTTGACGAACCTTATCAAACACCCGTCAAATCAGCTCAGTCACGGTTACCCTGGTTAATTACTCTCTTGTTTTTGGGGATGGGGACTTCTACCTTGATTGGTCATTTTGAGGATATGATTTCTGAAGTGGCCACTTTATCTTTATTTATTACCTTAATTACCGGGACCTCAGGTAATGCAGGCACCCAGTCCTTAGCGGTTGCTGTGAGAAAAATTGCTAATCCAGATAATGAAGAGTCTACCTTTCTTCAATTGATCTTTCGCGAATTGTTTACGGGTTTAATTTGTGGACTAATTACTGGGGGAACGATTTTCCTAATTATTACCCTCTGGCAAAAGAATATGGTCTTGGGTTTGGTCGTTGGGGTAGCTATGCTATGCGCGATTACAGTGGCTAATTTAGCGGGAAGTATCATTCCCCTCCTTATGGACCGACTTGGCTTTGACCCGGCAGTGGCTTCTGGTCCTTTTATTACCACCTTAAGTGACTTGACCAGTGTTTTAATCTATTTTTCAATTGCTTCTCAGTTTCTGCTTTACTTATCCTAG
- the metA gene encoding homoserine O-acetyltransferase MetA produces the protein MPIKVQENLPALKKLASENIFVMDERRAAMQDFRSLEVIIVNLMPTKEATEEQLLRLLSNSALQVNVTFIHMQSHKAKNTSAKHLDTFYRTFADIKDRYFDGMIITGAPVEQLDFEEVNYWEELVEIMEWSSNHVFSTLHICWGAQAGLYHHFGIKKHSLDHKLFGVYPQYMDHPEISLLRGLDDVFYIPHSRYTEVRREDIEANPDLEVLISSPETGITAVHSKDQRFVFIFGHVEYDADTLDREYKRDINEGINIKVPLNYYPEDNPNKKPLLRWRSTSNMLFTNWLNYYVYQETPFVIERIDKEK, from the coding sequence ATGCCCATAAAAGTACAAGAAAATTTACCTGCTTTAAAGAAATTGGCTAGTGAGAATATCTTTGTCATGGATGAACGTCGCGCGGCCATGCAAGACTTTCGTTCACTGGAAGTCATTATCGTCAATTTAATGCCGACCAAAGAGGCAACTGAAGAGCAATTGTTGCGGCTATTAAGCAATTCTGCCCTACAGGTTAATGTCACCTTCATTCACATGCAGTCTCATAAGGCAAAAAACACCTCAGCTAAACACCTGGATACTTTTTATCGGACCTTTGCCGATATTAAAGATCGTTACTTTGATGGCATGATTATCACCGGTGCGCCAGTAGAGCAATTGGACTTTGAAGAAGTCAATTATTGGGAAGAATTGGTTGAAATTATGGAATGGAGCTCTAACCATGTCTTCTCCACCCTCCATATTTGTTGGGGAGCCCAGGCTGGTCTATACCATCACTTTGGCATTAAGAAACATTCCCTGGACCATAAGCTTTTTGGAGTTTACCCCCAATACATGGACCATCCGGAAATTTCCTTACTCCGAGGCTTAGATGATGTCTTCTATATCCCTCATTCCCGCTATACTGAAGTCCGTCGCGAGGATATCGAGGCCAATCCCGACCTGGAAGTGCTTATTTCCTCACCAGAAACGGGAATCACCGCTGTCCATAGTAAGGACCAACGTTTTGTCTTTATCTTTGGTCATGTGGAATATGACGCTGATACGCTAGACCGGGAATATAAGCGAGATATCAATGAAGGGATAAATATCAAGGTGCCATTAAATTATTACCCCGAGGATAATCCCAATAAAAAACCTTTATTGAGATGGCGGTCAACCTCAAATATGTTATTTACCAATTGGTTAAACTATTATGTTTACCAAGAAACACCCTTTGTTATTGAACGCATTGATAAAGAAAAATAG
- a CDS encoding V-type ATP synthase subunit E, protein MATIKQLTEEVYKEVRSENEAKLDHAKATFEKDISDAKEQSQAKWQKQKEKAERDYHDNLERQKQSYSNQLNQDLLAKKQELIQQAFKEAQLALSQLSQADFVSMLDQALSAIPQAENTQIVVGELSQKQLDQEAKVSLQEKYPHIGFSQDSLKGHGGVVIEQETMNYDLTFDQLIREQEDHLSVYVAKQLND, encoded by the coding sequence ATGGCTACAATTAAGCAACTAACTGAAGAAGTGTACAAAGAAGTCCGTTCAGAAAATGAAGCCAAGCTGGATCATGCCAAAGCAACATTCGAAAAAGACATAAGTGATGCCAAGGAGCAAAGCCAGGCCAAATGGCAAAAACAAAAAGAAAAAGCTGAACGTGACTATCATGATAATCTAGAAAGACAAAAGCAAAGTTATAGTAATCAATTAAATCAAGACCTCTTAGCGAAGAAGCAAGAATTAATTCAGCAGGCTTTTAAAGAAGCTCAGCTGGCCTTAAGCCAACTCAGTCAAGCGGACTTTGTCAGTATGCTGGACCAGGCGCTTTCAGCAATTCCACAAGCGGAAAATACCCAGATTGTGGTTGGAGAATTGAGTCAAAAGCAACTAGACCAAGAAGCTAAGGTAAGCCTGCAAGAAAAATATCCCCACATTGGCTTTAGTCAAGACTCGCTTAAAGGCCACGGTGGGGTAGTGATCGAGCAAGAAACCATGAACTATGATCTGACTTTTGACCAATTGATTCGTGAACAAGAAGATCATCTATCTGTCTACGTTGCTAAACAATTGAATGATTAG
- a CDS encoding DUF3450 domain-containing protein, with translation MENQTLAQVLAVDEQANQLSEATQAKIQELEDEKDSQIEQFEQEAKAEYRQYVESLKSSNQEALESYKREGDEKNQKRIAKLVEHYQAQEASIVDYIVEEVKKVYVNC, from the coding sequence ATGGAAAATCAGACATTGGCGCAAGTCTTAGCTGTTGATGAGCAAGCCAATCAATTAAGTGAAGCAACCCAAGCAAAAATTCAAGAGCTAGAAGACGAAAAAGACAGCCAAATTGAGCAATTTGAGCAAGAAGCCAAAGCGGAATATCGCCAATATGTCGAATCTTTAAAAAGCTCTAATCAAGAAGCGCTGGAAAGCTATAAGCGTGAAGGTGATGAGAAGAATCAGAAAAGAATCGCTAAGCTGGTTGAGCATTATCAAGCCCAAGAGGCAAGTATTGTTGACTATATTGTAGAGGAGGTGAAAAAGGTATATGTCAATTGCTAA
- a CDS encoding NAD kinase yields MRIAIVSNDNESSKDVQARLLSACKQADFSIDQDHPDIVVSIGGDGTLLEAFHHYEKQLDHVRFVGVHTGHLGFYTDWTVDELDQFIDFLLNDSGESVSYPLLEVALEKVDGEKNHLIALNEATLRRFEGTMTGEVFIKEEKFELFKGDGLCVSTPTGSTGLNKSLGGAVVHPRLDTLQVTEIASLNNRVYRTISSPILIAGDEWIRVKLDDEFLAGVFMTLDHLSFSLKGVKNIEFRIAKSRVHFARYRHMHFWDRVENAFIGLGDRDKKG; encoded by the coding sequence ATGCGTATCGCAATAGTAAGTAACGACAATGAATCATCTAAGGATGTCCAAGCGAGGCTGCTTTCTGCGTGTAAACAGGCTGATTTCAGCATTGACCAAGACCATCCAGATATTGTGGTATCCATTGGTGGGGACGGCACCTTATTGGAAGCCTTCCACCACTATGAAAAACAGCTCGACCATGTCCGTTTTGTCGGCGTTCATACTGGGCACTTAGGTTTTTATACCGACTGGACAGTTGATGAATTGGACCAGTTTATTGATTTTCTCCTCAATGATTCGGGTGAGAGTGTCTCTTACCCGCTCTTAGAAGTAGCTTTAGAAAAGGTGGATGGCGAAAAAAATCACCTGATTGCGCTTAACGAAGCGACCTTGCGCCGTTTTGAAGGGACGATGACTGGGGAAGTCTTTATAAAGGAAGAAAAGTTTGAACTCTTTAAAGGGGACGGCTTATGTGTATCGACACCGACTGGGTCAACAGGTTTGAACAAGTCTCTAGGAGGCGCGGTGGTTCATCCCCGCTTGGATACCCTGCAAGTCACAGAGATTGCTTCTTTAAATAACCGGGTCTACCGCACCATCTCTAGTCCTATCCTGATTGCTGGAGATGAGTGGATCCGGGTAAAATTGGATGATGAATTTTTAGCAGGAGTCTTTATGACCCTGGATCACTTATCTTTTTCCCTAAAAGGAGTGAAAAATATAGAGTTCCGAATTGCTAAATCACGGGTTCACTTTGCCAGGTACCGTCATATGCATTTCTGGGACCGGGTGGAAAATGCCTTTATTGGCCTAGGCGACCGCGATAAGAAAGGATAA
- a CDS encoding V-type ATP synthase subunit I, protein MSIAKMQKISLITKPTDKEKLIQSLQGVQNVEISDLSSEDQELSSQELAKKNNRQYDYYQSWYRRSEQALTTLSRYLTIQPLLSRLTTKRPTYTMSELIKAVDVDQAQSLIQEIEQLSKDRQELIDQRQKVEQAQNTISNWRALSINPSDLLASKHFKAFLGYLPNDEDRSYFNKIKAADGLAIEEVFSTQEHIGVVLLQDERNDNSYSELLNNSHFEEWDYPYHEAPDKVYDALEDHRLWLNGTEQELVENFRSLEAQIFNLQLASETFYNRSQRALVEDLAHDTNYLTYIKGWVSVQDLEKLEQQLALDLDDNQYALIKEEISQKEIDDDQVPIKLENNALVEPFEAITLMYATPNYRETDPTPYLTPFYMLFFGMMMGDLGYGLVMWIVTFLALRFVDMKDSMRSTMKMGHLLSYTTMLVGLAYGSFFGASLPFKLIDPLNQAMQLLIISIAFGFVHMMVALIIKAVTEWRRGDFQEMYSESGGWLLMFLSLALVIAGYVFNYPMLMTIAGVIAIIAAIGMIIVPMVYADKKIVGFASGLYNLYGVSSYLGDFVSYSRLMALGLSGGSIAMAFNMIVGLLPVPLRFTVGIVLIVALHGFNMFLSLLSAYVHGLRLTFVEFFGKFVEGGGRRFKPIDTLQKYIHLSDVNENVENK, encoded by the coding sequence ATGTCAATTGCTAAAATGCAAAAAATTTCATTGATCACCAAGCCTACAGATAAAGAAAAATTAATTCAATCCCTGCAAGGTGTACAAAATGTGGAAATTAGCGACTTAAGTAGTGAAGACCAGGAGCTTTCAAGTCAAGAACTTGCCAAGAAAAATAACCGCCAATATGACTATTATCAAAGTTGGTATCGGCGTTCAGAGCAAGCTTTAACGACCTTGTCACGCTACCTAACCATTCAGCCGCTCTTAAGTCGATTGACGACCAAGCGTCCCACATATACCATGAGTGAGTTAATTAAAGCGGTTGACGTTGATCAAGCCCAATCCCTTATTCAAGAGATTGAACAATTATCTAAGGACCGTCAAGAGCTCATTGATCAAAGGCAAAAAGTTGAACAAGCTCAAAATACCATTAGTAACTGGCGAGCTTTGTCAATAAATCCTAGCGACTTATTGGCAAGTAAACACTTTAAAGCTTTCTTAGGCTACTTGCCTAATGATGAAGACCGGTCCTATTTTAATAAGATTAAAGCAGCTGATGGATTAGCGATTGAGGAAGTTTTTTCTACTCAAGAACATATTGGTGTGGTCCTGCTTCAAGATGAAAGGAACGACAATTCCTATAGTGAACTTCTAAATAATAGTCACTTTGAAGAATGGGACTACCCTTACCATGAAGCCCCCGACAAGGTGTATGATGCCTTAGAAGACCACCGCTTATGGCTTAATGGCACTGAACAAGAATTAGTGGAAAACTTTAGGAGCTTGGAAGCGCAGATTTTCAATTTACAGCTTGCTTCGGAGACCTTCTATAATCGCAGTCAGCGGGCTTTGGTTGAAGATTTAGCTCATGATACCAACTATCTCACCTATATTAAAGGTTGGGTGAGTGTCCAAGACCTGGAAAAATTGGAGCAGCAACTTGCTCTTGATTTGGATGACAATCAATATGCGCTCATTAAAGAGGAAATTAGTCAAAAAGAAATTGATGATGACCAAGTTCCGATTAAGTTAGAGAATAATGCCTTAGTGGAACCCTTTGAAGCCATCACTTTAATGTATGCCACACCTAATTATCGTGAGACGGACCCGACGCCCTATCTCACCCCATTTTATATGCTGTTTTTCGGTATGATGATGGGAGACTTAGGTTATGGTTTGGTCATGTGGATTGTCACCTTCCTGGCTTTAAGGTTTGTGGATATGAAAGACTCCATGCGTAGCACCATGAAAATGGGGCATTTACTAAGTTATACGACGATGTTGGTAGGGCTAGCTTATGGATCATTCTTCGGGGCTTCATTACCTTTTAAATTAATTGACCCCTTGAATCAAGCCATGCAATTATTGATTATTTCGATTGCTTTTGGTTTTGTTCACATGATGGTTGCTTTAATTATTAAGGCAGTGACGGAATGGCGCCGTGGCGACTTCCAGGAAATGTATAGTGAAAGCGGTGGCTGGCTACTGATGTTCTTGAGTTTAGCCTTAGTCATTGCTGGTTATGTTTTCAATTACCCCATGCTGATGACGATAGCGGGTGTGATTGCGATTATAGCGGCTATCGGTATGATTATTGTTCCCATGGTTTATGCTGATAAGAAAATTGTCGGTTTTGCCAGTGGGTTATATAACTTATATGGCGTAAGTTCCTATTTAGGTGACTTTGTTTCCTATTCAAGACTAATGGCCTTAGGGCTATCTGGGGGCAGTATCGCCATGGCCTTCAATATGATTGTGGGCTTGTTACCCGTCCCACTTCGTTTTACAGTGGGGATCGTATTGATTGTTGCCCTGCACGGCTTTAACATGTTCCTTTCACTCTTAAGTGCTTATGTGCACGGACTCAGACTTACTTTCGTGGAATTCTTTGGTAAGTTTGTTGAAGGTGGGGGACGTCGCTTTAAGCCGATTGACACCTTACAAAAGTATATTCATTTATCGGATGTTAATGAAAATGTAGAAAATAAATAA
- a CDS encoding DsbA family protein, with the protein MKSDYNCHSMANKHHNNHIFEIFLFVNPIDPFCLELEEELLRFVANSDKKIYFRLVSCVDHHFFWNYFKNLAKNKQSLEERNELYQCMYKVSLGYKAALCQGKKRGRTFLMTMQEVFGCQKKSYSLKRMEKYAKKIGLDFDMWMEDLYSKQTREDVLEDLQLAHQMEIVNYPSLVIFDNLNYQYGLRIEDAFTAQDLEELTTQMLPQAEKKISEPAHLERENKSQSKKKSQYRSLDKDSLKLIRH; encoded by the coding sequence ATGAAATCGGACTATAATTGTCATAGCATGGCAAATAAACATCATAATAATCATATCTTTGAAATCTTTTTATTTGTTAATCCAATTGACCCGTTTTGTCTAGAGTTGGAAGAAGAGTTATTGCGTTTTGTTGCCAACAGTGATAAAAAAATCTACTTCCGCCTCGTCTCCTGTGTGGACCACCACTTCTTTTGGAACTATTTCAAGAATTTAGCCAAAAACAAGCAAAGCTTAGAAGAGAGAAATGAACTTTACCAATGCATGTATAAGGTGTCTTTGGGATACAAGGCCGCTCTCTGCCAAGGTAAGAAGCGAGGACGCACTTTCCTAATGACCATGCAAGAAGTCTTTGGCTGTCAAAAGAAATCCTACAGCTTAAAGCGTATGGAGAAATATGCTAAAAAGATTGGCCTTGACTTTGATATGTGGATGGAAGATCTCTATTCTAAGCAAACCCGTGAAGATGTTCTAGAGGATTTACAATTGGCCCATCAAATGGAAATTGTGAACTACCCTTCTTTAGTTATCTTTGATAACTTAAACTACCAATACGGTCTTAGAATCGAAGATGCCTTCACAGCCCAAGATCTGGAAGAATTGACCACTCAAATGTTGCCCCAAGCAGAAAAAAAAATTAGCGAGCCTGCTCATTTAGAGAGAGAAAACAAGAGCCAGTCAAAGAAAAAATCACAATACCGCTCCTTAGATAAGGACAGTCTCAAATTAATCCGCCATTGA